The Pseudomonas fluorescens nucleotide sequence GTTCGCGCGCCAAGATCGCCGTACGCTCCAAGGACAAACGCATTGACCCGCAAGGTGCCTGTATCGGCATGCGCGGTTCGCGTGTCCAGGCAGTGTCCGGCGAACTGGGTGGCGAGCGTGTGGATATCGTCCTTTGGGATGACAACCCTGCACAGTTCGTCATCAACGCCATGTCGCCGGCTGAAGTCGCGGCGATCATCGTCGATGAAGACGCCCACGCCATGGACATCGCCGTGGGTGCCGACAACCTGGCCCAGGCTATTGGCCGTGGTGGCCAGAACGTACGCCTGGCCAGTCAGTTGACCGGCTGGACCCTGAACGTGATGACCGAATCGGACATCCAGGCCAAGCAGCAAGCTGAAACCGGTGACATCCTGCGCAACTTCATCGACGAGCTGGAAGTCGACGAAGAGCTGGCACAGGTGCTGGTCGATGAAGGCTTCACCAGCCTGGAAGAGATTGCCTACGTACCGCTGGAAGAAATGCTCAACATCGACGGCTTTGACGAAGACATCGTCAACGAGCTTCGTGCTCGCGCCAAGGATCGCCTGTTGACCAAAGCCATCGCTACTGAGGAAAAGCTGGCAGACGCCCATCCGGCCGAAGACCTGCTCTCGCTTGAGGGTATGGACAAGGATTTGGCGATGGAACTGGCGGTGCGCGGCGTAGTTACCCGCGAAGACCTGGCCGAGCAGTCGATTGATGACCTGCTCGACATCGACGGCATCGACCAAGAGCGTGCCGGCAAGTTGATCATGGCCGCCCGAGCCCACTGGTTCGAGTAATTAGGCGCGGCCTGAGGAGAGAAGTGCATGACGCAAGTCACGGTGAAAGAATTGGCCCAAGAGGTCGCTGCACCGGTAGAGCGCCTGCTGCAGCAGATGCGTGAGGCAGGTCTGCCGCACACCGACGCCGGTCAGGTAGTGACCGACAATGAGAAGCAGGCATTGCTGGCTCATTTGAAGAGCAGCCACAAGGCAAAAGTGGAAGAGCCGCGCAAGATCACCTTGCAGCGCAAAACCACCAGCACCCTGCGTGTCGCCGGTAGCAAGAGCATCAGCGTAGAAGTACGCAAGAAGAAAGTATTCGTTCAGCGCAGCCCGGAAGAAATCCAGGCCGAGCAGAAGCGCGAGCTGGAAGAGCGCCGTGCAGTAGAAAACGCTGCCCGTGAAAAAGCCGATGCCGAAGCACGTCAGCGTGCCGAGGAAGACGCCCGTCGCCAGCCAGCCGCTGCAAACGCCGCACCGGCTGCTGCCGCTGCTGTCCCGGCTCCGGCTGCAGCACCTGTGATCGAAGCCGCCGACGCCGCTCCGGCACCGGTTGCCGACCGCAAGAAAGACGACGTGCGTCGCAGCGACAAGTCGCGTGACGACGAGCGTCGTGGCGGCGAGCGCCGTAACGAAGCTCCGCGCGTTTCGGTCAAGGTCAAGGAAAAGGAAAAGGCGCCTACCCCGCGTGCCGCTCCGCGTACCACCGACGAAGAAAGCGATGGCTTCCGTCGTGGTGGCCGTGGCAAGGGCAAGCCGAAGAAGCGCAACGCCCACGGTTTCCAGAACCCGACCGGTCCGGTTATCCGCGACGTGCAGATCGGCGAGACCATCACGGTTTCCGACCTGGCCAACCAGATGTCCGTCAAGGGCGCTGAAGTGGTCAAGTTCATGTTCAAGCTGGGCACTCCGGTGACCATCAACCAGGTGCTCGATCAGGAGACAGCTCAGCTGATCGCCGAAGAGCTGGGCCACAAGGTCACCCTGGTCAGCGATACCGCCCTGGAAGATTCCCTGGCTGAGTCGTTGAAGTTCGAAGGTGAGACGTTCTCCCGTGCCCCTGTCGTGACCGTAATGGGCCACGTTGACCACGGTAAGACCTCGCTGCTCGACTACATCCGTCGTGCCAAGGTTGCTGCTGGCGAAGCCGGTGGTATTACCCAGCACATCGGTGCGTACCACGTGGAAACCGACCGCGGTATGGTCACCTTCCTCGACACCCCAGGCCACGCCGCGTTTACCGCCATGCGTGCCCGTGGTGCCAAGGCGACCGACATCGTGATCCTGGTGGTTGCGGCGGACGACGGCGTGATGCCGCAAACCCGCGAAGCGGTCCAGCACGCCAAGGCTGCCGGTGTTCCGCTGGTCGTTGCGGTGAACAAGATCGACAAGCCAGGTGCTGACCTTGATCGCATCCGTAACGAGCTGGCCGTCGAAGGCGTCACCTCCGAGGACTGGGGTGGAGACACTCCGTTCGTCAAGGTGTCGGCGAAGATGGGTACCGGTGTCGACGAACTGCTCGAAGCTGTCCTGCTGCAAGCCGAGATCCTCGAACTCAAGGCTACTCCATCGGCCCCAGGTCGTGGTGTGGTGGTCGAGTCGCGTCTGGACAAGGGCCGCGGCCCGGTGGCTACCGTGCTGGTTCAGGACGGTACCCTGCGTCAGGGCGACATGGTCCTGTGCGGTTCGAACTACGGCCGTGTCCGCGCCATGCTCGACGAGAACGGCAAGCCTGT carries:
- the infB gene encoding translation initiation factor IF-2, with translation MTQVTVKELAQEVAAPVERLLQQMREAGLPHTDAGQVVTDNEKQALLAHLKSSHKAKVEEPRKITLQRKTTSTLRVAGSKSISVEVRKKKVFVQRSPEEIQAEQKRELEERRAVENAAREKADAEARQRAEEDARRQPAAANAAPAAAAAVPAPAAAPVIEAADAAPAPVADRKKDDVRRSDKSRDDERRGGERRNEAPRVSVKVKEKEKAPTPRAAPRTTDEESDGFRRGGRGKGKPKKRNAHGFQNPTGPVIRDVQIGETITVSDLANQMSVKGAEVVKFMFKLGTPVTINQVLDQETAQLIAEELGHKVTLVSDTALEDSLAESLKFEGETFSRAPVVTVMGHVDHGKTSLLDYIRRAKVAAGEAGGITQHIGAYHVETDRGMVTFLDTPGHAAFTAMRARGAKATDIVILVVAADDGVMPQTREAVQHAKAAGVPLVVAVNKIDKPGADLDRIRNELAVEGVTSEDWGGDTPFVKVSAKMGTGVDELLEAVLLQAEILELKATPSAPGRGVVVESRLDKGRGPVATVLVQDGTLRQGDMVLCGSNYGRVRAMLDENGKPVKEAGPSIPVEILGLDGTPDAGDELSVVADEKKAREVALFRQGKFREVKLARAHAGKLENIFENMGQEEKKTLNIVLKSDVRGSLEALQGSLSGLGNDEVQVRVIGGGVGGITESDANLALASNAVLFGFNVRADAGARKIVEQEGLDMRYYNVIYDIIEDVKKALTGMLGSDVRENILGIAEVRDVFRSPKFGAIAGCMVVEGVVYRNRPIRVLREDVVIFEGELESLRRFKDDASEVRAGMECGIGVKSYNDVKVGDKIEVFEKVQVARTL
- the nusA gene encoding transcription termination factor NusA; its protein translation is MSKEVLLVVESVSNEKGVPAGVIFEALEVALATATKKRFDDEVDLRVEINRHTGSYETFRRWTVVEEKDLDDPAIEVWPAKIQDTHPEAKVGDVIEEKIESIEFGRIAAQTAKQVIVQKVREAERAQVVDAYRERLGEIISGTVKKVTRDNVIVDLGNNAEALLAREDIISRETFRVGVRLRALLKEIRTENRGPQLILSRTAPQMLIELFRIEVPEIAEGLIEVMAASRDPGSRAKIAVRSKDKRIDPQGACIGMRGSRVQAVSGELGGERVDIVLWDDNPAQFVINAMSPAEVAAIIVDEDAHAMDIAVGADNLAQAIGRGGQNVRLASQLTGWTLNVMTESDIQAKQQAETGDILRNFIDELEVDEELAQVLVDEGFTSLEEIAYVPLEEMLNIDGFDEDIVNELRARAKDRLLTKAIATEEKLADAHPAEDLLSLEGMDKDLAMELAVRGVVTREDLAEQSIDDLLDIDGIDQERAGKLIMAARAHWFE